The window CGTGGCGCTCTTGCCGGAGCTGGGGACCGAGCTGATCGCGATGCCCAGCAGGGCGCACGCGGTCAGACCGAGGACGAAGATCCATGCGAAGTCGAACCACTTCCCGGCGCTCGAAGGCAGCTCCACGTCGTACAGCGTCGTACCGACGACGAGCATGACCGCCGTCTCCAGGACACCGGTGACCAGGACCAGCCAGATCTTCCCGAGGAAGTACGCGGCCGGGGGCATCGGTGTGCCGCGCAGCCGGCGCAGCACCTTCTCGTCCCGCTCGATCGCGATCGACGTACCGAGCGACTGGAAGCTGGTGGTCATGATGCCCGCGGCCATCATCGCGGGGACGTACAGCTGCGAGGCCGTGATGCCCGCGCCCGCCACGTCATCGCTGAAGATCGACGCGAAGAGGAACAGGAAGACGATCGGGAAGGCGAAGG is drawn from Streptomyces liliifuscus and contains these coding sequences:
- a CDS encoding ABC transporter permease, translated to MTTTSVRSGAATGQLPAAWGLGLHRGALEIRLFFRQRDQAVFTFAFPIVFLFLFASIFSDDVAGAGITASQLYVPAMMAAGIMTTSFQSLGTSIAIERDEKVLRRLRGTPMPPAAYFLGKIWLVLVTGVLETAVMLVVGTTLYDVELPSSAGKWFDFAWIFVLGLTACALLGIAISSVPSSGKSATSVVVLPFLVLQFISGVYISVGTIPDWMLDIGALFPLKWMCQGLRGVFLPESAQVLEQAGSWEFGRVALVLGAWCVGGLLLCLLTFRWKSERDR